Genomic segment of Chloroflexota bacterium:
GCTAACTCGCGGGCTTTTCCAAAAGAGAGAATGCCTTGCGCGTAAAGCGTGACAGCCAACTCCAAAATCAACTGACGTTTGCGTTCAGCGGCAGGCAGGCGCAAAGCATGGGCAATAGAGTCGGGAATTTCAAGTTGAATGCT
This window contains:
- a CDS encoding UPF0175 family protein translates to MSIQLEIPDSIAHALRLPAAERKRQLILELAVTLYAQGILSFGKARELAGSGKYEFSLLLGRRAIPRHYGEDDLRDDVKYARS